One window of Flavobacteriales bacterium genomic DNA carries:
- a CDS encoding aminotransferase class I/II-fold pyridoxal phosphate-dependent enzyme, which yields MAIDLRSDTVTMPTPAMRETMATAVVGDDVFGEDPTVNALEERMAKLFGHEAGLFCPSGTMTNQIAINVHTRPGDEVICEEGAHIYRYEGGGVMATSGCSVKFVPADRGRFTAEAVADAVNDRDAAYLARTRMVNIENTNNRGGGSVWDLGEAKRIRSVCDRHELMLHLDGARIFNAMAVDGRSPEEWGAPFDSISICLSKGLGAPVGSVLVGGKDFILQARRVRKRIGGGMRQVGILAAAGLHAMDHHVERLAEDHARAKRLEASLAGLSFVEHVLPVQTNIVVTVLKPTMPATQLIVKLKQNGVLASQFGTFMVRMVTHRDVDDDAVDQTIAVMRSIEK from the coding sequence ATGGCGATAGATCTGCGTTCGGACACCGTGACCATGCCCACCCCGGCCATGCGCGAGACCATGGCCACCGCCGTGGTGGGTGATGATGTGTTCGGCGAGGATCCCACGGTGAACGCGCTCGAAGAAAGAATGGCCAAGCTTTTTGGCCATGAAGCCGGTCTTTTCTGCCCAAGCGGCACCATGACCAACCAGATCGCGATCAACGTCCATACCCGGCCGGGAGACGAGGTGATCTGCGAGGAAGGCGCGCACATCTATCGCTACGAAGGTGGCGGCGTGATGGCCACCAGTGGATGCAGCGTGAAATTCGTCCCGGCAGATCGCGGACGCTTCACCGCGGAAGCCGTGGCCGACGCCGTGAACGACCGGGACGCCGCCTACTTGGCCCGGACCCGCATGGTGAACATCGAGAACACGAACAACCGGGGAGGTGGCAGCGTGTGGGATCTGGGCGAGGCAAAGCGCATCCGCTCCGTTTGTGACCGACATGAACTGATGCTCCATCTGGACGGGGCCCGGATCTTCAATGCGATGGCGGTGGACGGTCGCTCTCCCGAGGAATGGGGCGCGCCGTTCGATTCGATCTCCATCTGCCTGAGCAAGGGCCTTGGCGCGCCTGTAGGAAGTGTTCTGGTTGGCGGGAAGGACTTTATTCTTCAAGCCCGGCGCGTGCGGAAGCGGATCGGAGGGGGGATGCGGCAGGTGGGCATCCTGGCGGCAGCGGGCCTGCATGCCATGGACCATCATGTGGAACGCCTTGCGGAAGACCATGCCCGGGCCAAGCGGTTGGAAGCATCACTGGCCGGTCTTTCCTTTGTTGAACACGTATTGCCCGTGCAGACCAACATCGTGGTCACCGTCCTGAAACCCACAATGCCCGCCACGCAATTGATCGTCAAACTGAAGCAGAACGGCGTTCTGGCTTCGCAGTTCGGTACGTTCATGGTGCGCATGGTGACACACCGGGACGTGGACGATGACGCCGTCGACCAAACCATCGCCGTGATGCGGTCTATTGAGAAATGA
- a CDS encoding TerB family tellurite resistance protein: MDQKKFYAELGRLLYAIAAVDGRIHAKEAATMKRIVSEQLVPQEAATDHFGTDQAYITEFEFDIQADRGEAPEEAFDSFATYLTQHKDRLCDEQKELVLRAADVVAHAFHGVNAKELRMLAELKRRLH, encoded by the coding sequence GTGGACCAGAAGAAATTCTATGCGGAACTCGGGCGATTGCTTTACGCGATCGCAGCGGTGGACGGGCGTATCCATGCCAAGGAGGCCGCCACGATGAAGCGCATCGTCTCCGAGCAATTGGTGCCACAGGAGGCCGCGACGGACCACTTCGGTACGGACCAGGCCTACATCACCGAGTTCGAATTCGACATTCAGGCCGACCGCGGTGAAGCTCCTGAAGAAGCATTCGACTCCTTCGCCACTTATCTCACCCAGCACAAGGACCGGCTCTGTGACGAGCAAAAGGAACTTGTCCTTCGGGCCGCTGACGTGGTGGCCCATGCGTTCCATGGTGTGAACGCCAAGGAACTGCGGATGCTCGCCGAATTGAAGCGGCGCTTGCATTGA